The DNA region GAGCAAGTACGCGCTGGTGATCTACGCCGCCAAGCGCGCGCGCCAGATCAACGACTACTACAACCAGCTCGGTGACGGGATCCTGGAGTACGTCGGCCCGCTGGTCGAGCCCGGACTGCAGGAGAAGCCGCTGTCGATCGCGATGCGCGAGATCCACGGCGACCTGCTCGAGCACACCGAGGGCGGCGAGTAGCGACCGGCTCCGCCTGGCGATGAGATTCTCGGGCGAGGACTTATGACCGAACGCAAGCGGATCATCGTCGGCGTCGCCGGCGGTATTGCCGCGTACAAGGCAGCCACCGTCGTTCGGCAGCTCACCGAGGCCGGGCACTCTGTTCGTGTTGTTCCCACCGAGTCCGCGTTGCGGTTCATCGGTGCAGCCACCTTCGAGGCTCTGTCCGGAAACCCGGTGCGCGCCGGCGTTTTCGAAGACGTCCACGAGGTCCCGCACGTGCGGATAGGCCAGTCCGCCGACCTCGTCGTCGTCGCGCCGGCCACCGCGGACCTGCTGGCCCGCGCCGTCGCCGGGCGCGCCGATGATCTGCTCACCGCAACCCTGCTGACGGCACGGTGTCCGGTGCTGTTCGCCCCGGCCATGCACACCGAGATGTGGCTTCATCCGGCGACCGTCGACAATGTCGCCACGCTGCGCCGTCGCGGCTCGATCGTGATGGAGCCGGCGTCGGGCCGGTTGACGGGCGCCGACACCGGCGCAGGCCGACTGCCTGAAGCCGAAGAGATCAGCACGCTGGCTCATCTGCTCCTCGACCGCGGCGACGCGTTGCCCTACGACCTGGCGGGGGTCAAGGTTCTGGTCACCGCCGGCGGCACCCGCGAACCGATCGATCCCGTGCGGTTCATCGGTAATCGAAGCTCGGGCAAGCAGGGTTTTGCCATGGCGCGGGTGATGGCCCAGCGCGGCGCCGAGGTGACACTGATCGCCGGCAACACCGCCGGTCTGATCGATCCCGCCGGCGTCGACGTCGTCCATGTGGGTTCGGCCGCCCAGTTGCGTGATGCCGTCTCCAAACACGCCCCCGACGTGAACGTCCTGGTCATGGCGGCCGCTGTCGCCGACTTCCGCCCGGCGCACCTGGCGACCAACAAGATCAAGAAGGGTCCCGACGCTGCAGGCGACCCCACCATCGAACTGGTCCGCAACGACGACGTCCTCGCCGGAGCGGTCCGCGCGCGCACCGACGGGCAGCTGCCGAACATGAAAGCCATCGTGGGCTTTGCGGCGGAGACAGGCGACGCGAACGGCGACGTGTTGTTCCACGCCCGCGCCAAGCTCAAGCGCAAAGGTTGCGATCTACTCGTCGTCAACGCAGTCGGCGACAACCGCGCGTTCGAGGTCGATCACAACGATGGCTGGCTGCTGTCGGCCGACGGAACCGAGGCGGCGATGGAGCACGGTTCGAAGACACTGATCGCCAGCCGTATTGTGGACGCGATCGCGG from Mycobacterium sp. DL includes:
- the coaBC gene encoding bifunctional phosphopantothenoylcysteine decarboxylase/phosphopantothenate--cysteine ligase CoaBC, with amino-acid sequence MTERKRIIVGVAGGIAAYKAATVVRQLTEAGHSVRVVPTESALRFIGAATFEALSGNPVRAGVFEDVHEVPHVRIGQSADLVVVAPATADLLARAVAGRADDLLTATLLTARCPVLFAPAMHTEMWLHPATVDNVATLRRRGSIVMEPASGRLTGADTGAGRLPEAEEISTLAHLLLDRGDALPYDLAGVKVLVTAGGTREPIDPVRFIGNRSSGKQGFAMARVMAQRGAEVTLIAGNTAGLIDPAGVDVVHVGSAAQLRDAVSKHAPDVNVLVMAAAVADFRPAHLATNKIKKGPDAAGDPTIELVRNDDVLAGAVRARTDGQLPNMKAIVGFAAETGDANGDVLFHARAKLKRKGCDLLVVNAVGDNRAFEVDHNDGWLLSADGTEAAMEHGSKTLIASRIVDAIAAFLRTSDG
- the rpoZ gene encoding DNA-directed RNA polymerase subunit omega, whose translation is MSTPHADTRLAPVDIDPSAASAYDTPLGITNPPIDELLDRASSKYALVIYAAKRARQINDYYNQLGDGILEYVGPLVEPGLQEKPLSIAMREIHGDLLEHTEGGE